In Bradyrhizobium symbiodeficiens, the genomic stretch CATCATCCTGGTCGGCCGCAAGGCAACGGGGACGCTGATCACCGGCAACCTCATTCCGGGAAAGCGCCTCCTGCTGCTTTCGACCGGCACGGGCCTCGCGCCGTTCGCCAGCCTGATCAAGGACCCCGACGTCTACGAGAACTACGAGACCATCGTGCTCGCCCATGGCTGCCGCCAGGTCTCCGAGCTCGCCTATGGCGAGCACGTGGTTGAAGGCCTCCGCAATCACGAATTCTTCGGACCGCTGATCCGCGACAAGCTCGTCTACTACCCGACCGTTACCCGCGAGCCGTTCAGGAATCGTGGTCGCATCACCGATCTGATCGCCTCGGGCCAGCTCTTCGACGATATCGGGCAGGGCTGCCTCGATATCGAGACCGACCGCATCATGCTCTGCGGCAGCCCGGCAATGCTGGAGGAACTCCCCGCAATGCTTTCCGGGCGTGGCTTCGTCGAAGGAAACCACAGCCAGCCCGGCCATTTCGTGATCGAAAAGGCCTTCGTCGAGCGCTGAGTTATAAATCGCGTCCCGGCGACAACTAATTGCTATCGCCGCGACGCCCTCTGAACAAATCTGATGCAAAGGCGCCGGACGCCCGGCGAACCAGGAGCAAGCGATGGCACTAGATCAGATCGTCGACGGACTTTCGGAGGTTTCCTGCGATGTGCTGGTGATCGGCGGCGGCACGGCCGGCCCGATGGCGGCGCTCAAGGCGAAGCTGAAGAATCCGAAGGCCAATGTCGTCCTGCTCGAAAAGGCCAACGTCAAGCGCTCCGGCGCGATCTCGATGGGCATGGACGGCCTGAACAACGCCGTCATTCCCGGCTATGCGACGCCGGAGCAGTACACCAAGGAAATCACCATCGCCAATGACGGCATCGTCGACCAGAAGGCGGTCTATAAATACGCGCAGAACTGCTACAAGATCGTCGAGGAGCTCGACAGTTTCGGCATCCGCTTTCTGAAGAACGAGAACGGCGATTATGCCGTCAAGAAGGTGCACCACATCGGCAGCTATGTGCTACCGATGCCGAACGGCGAGACCGTGAAGAAGGCGCTTTATCGCCAGCTGCGGCGTGCCCGCATCCTGATCTCGAACCGCTACATGGCAACGCGCCTGCTCAAGTCCAATGACGGCCGTATCGCCGGTGCGATCAGTGTCAACACCCGCACCGCAGAGATTCTTGTGATCAAGGCCAAGGCCGTGATCCTGTGCATGGGCGCCGCCGGCCGCCTGGGTCTGCCGACCTCCGGCTACATGTTCGGCACCTACGAGAATGCCGCCAATTCCGGCGACGGCTATTCCATGGCCTATCACGCCGGCGCCGCGCTTGCGAACCTCGAATGCTACCAGATCAATCCGCTGATCAAGGATTACAACGGTCCTGCCTGCGCTTATGTCGCTGGTCCCTTCGGTGCCTTTACCGCCAACAACGAGGGATCTCGCTTCATCGAATGTGACTACTGGTCCGGGCAGATGATGCTCGAATTCTACAACGAGCTGCTGTCGGGCAAGGGCCCGGTGTTCCTCCAGCTCAAGCATCTCCACCCGGATACGATCTCGGAAATCGAATCCACGCTGCACAAGGTGGAGCGGCCGACGCGCGGATTGTTCCAGCAGGGACGCGGGGTCGACTATCGCAACGACTCGATCGAGATGCACATTTCCGAGATCGGCTTCTGCTCGGGTCACAGCGCCTCCGGTGTGTTCGTCGACGACAACGCCCGCACCACTGTGCCGGGCCTCTATGCAGCCGGCGACATGGCGAGCGTGCCGCACAACTACATGCTCGGTGCCTTCACCAACGGAGCGGTCGCCGGCATCGACGCGATGGAGTTCGCCGACAGCCACGATTTCGCGGAGTTTGATGCGGCCGATGTCGCCAGGGAACGCGACCGCGTGATGGCGCCGACCAGGCGCGAGGACGGCATTCCGCCGAACCAGGTCGAGTACAAGACCCGCCGCCTCGTCAACGATTATCTCCAGCCGCCGAAGGTCACGCGCAAATATGAGCTCGGCATGCGCCGCCTCGCCGAGACGCGGCAGGACATGCAGGAACACATGATCGCGCGGAACGCACATGAGCTGCTCCGTGCGCTCGAAGTCCAGTCGATCATGGACTGTGCCGACATGGCGGTACATGCCTCGTTGTATCGCGAGGAGAGCCGCTGGGGCCTCTATCACTGGCGTACCGATTTCCCCGAGAAGGACAACGAGAATTGGTTCTGCCACACCCTTCTGAGCAAGCAGAACGGCAAGATGACCAGCGAGAAGCGCGCCGTCGAGCCCTATGTCGTGCCGATCGCCGACGACGAGAAGGACCTCTACGACAAGCAGCGCATCCGCGCGACGGCCTGAATCCACCGCCAAATAGAAGCAACAGGAGATCAACGATGCCTCTCGCATCCTATCAGACATCGGTTCCGGTGGTCGTCGACGACGCCAAATGCATCGCCGACAAGGGCTGCACCGTGTGCGTCGACGTTTGCCCGCTCGACGTGCTCCGCATCAGCGACATGACCAACAAGGCCTACATGGCCTATGATGAGTGCTGGTACTGCATGCCCTGCGAGGCCGACTGCCCGACCGGCGCCGTCACCGTCAACATCCCCTATCTCTTGAGGTGAGCATGTCGAGCCCGTTCGAATCCTATGACGATCTCGAAGACGCCGACGAGCGGTTGCAGGCTGCCGATCCGGCCGAGCGTCGCGTCGCCATCATCGCGCTCGGCCATTCCGGCGATCCGGCCGCGGTCGCGCATCTCGCCAACCTGGTGTCAGATCCCGACGCGGGCGTGCGCCAGCAGGTCGCGATGGCGCTCGGCGAGTTCGACGGGCGGGAGGCGGCAAGTGCACTCGTCAAGCTGCTCGTCGATCCCGAGCGGATCGTGGCGTCGGCCGCAGCCGACAGTTTGGCCGAATTCAAGGACCCCGCTTGCACCGAAATCATCCTGCCGCTGGTCAAGCATGCCCACGCCTTCGTTCGCATGGGCGCGCTGCGCGCGCTCAAGGAGTTGCGCAGCAAGGACACGCTGAAGCCCGCGCTGGAAGCGCTCCAGGACGGTGACGCGGCCGTCCGCGTGCAGGCGATCGGCGTCATCGGTTTCCTGAAGCTCGAAGAGTCGATCCCGGCGCTGACCGCGCTGATCCACGATCCCGACGCCCATGTGCGCCGCGCCGCGGTGAGCGCGCTCGCCTTCTCGCAGATGAAGCCGGCGGCCGAGACGATCACCCGCGCCCTCAGGGACACCGACTGGATGGTCCGGGAGATGGCTGCCGAAACGCTGGGGCTCAACGTCAACGGTTCGCTCGCTGCCGATCAGCTTATCGCCTCACTTGCCGACGAATTCTGGCAGGTGCGGCTCAAGGCGATCCGCAGCCTCGGCAAGATGAAGGTTGAGCGCGCCTTGCGCCCGATCGGCAACTGCATCAGCCACGAGCAAGCCAATTTGCGGAAGGAGGCGGCTGCCGCGCTCGGCGAGATCGCCGCCCCCGAAGGCGAGGTCTACCTCGTGGTGGTCGCCAACGATCCCGACCCCGACGTGCGCAAGAATGCCCGCTGGGCGCTCCAGCAGATTGCCGCGCGAAAGGGAAAGGCGGGAGCGTAGAGCGGAAAGGGCCATTTCAGTACAATTCTGTTGGACCGCTGTGCTACGCCGCGACGCGCGGCTGGTGAAGACCTGCACGGTCGCTTGCAGGGCAAGTCGGACTCGTGCTCCGAACAATTCGAGGAAACGACGGACCGGATAAGCCCGCATTCAGGCGATCGGTCACCGCTGCCTGCTGCCTTCCTGAGCCGCGTGCCGAGATGACGTGCAGAGATTTGAGCCATTAGTGGCGCTTATGCCGTGAATTGCTACTTCCAATTTTACTTCGCAGAATCCCGCCTCTAGCCTTGCGCGCAATCGATCACATCCGCGGCTGGACAATGGCGTCCGGCGCGAGCGTTCATCGTAACCAACGAGGGTTGCCATGTCTGATGGGGCTAAGGGGACGTCCACTTCCAATCCGGCGGGGACGAAAGCGGGATCGGCGAAAAAATTGAACCGGCGCACGCTCTTGAAGGGGGCGGCCGCAGTTGCGGGCGCAGCAATTGGATCGGATGCGATCCGCGGATTCCCGACCATCTGGGCGCAGGAAATCAAGGACATCGAGCTGCGCCATGTCGGCGTCTCCTATTCGGTGGTGAAGGCGATCGGCGACCAGGCCGCCAAGGATCTCGGCTTCAAGGTGACGATGCAGAACCTCGACACCTCCGCCGCCATCAACCGCTTCATAAGCCAGCCTAATACGGTCGACATCGCCGACCTCGAAGGCTGGCAGGCTAAGCTCGCCGCCAAGCGCAGTGTGATCCAGGGCATCGAAGTCAAGAAGATCAAAGAGTTCGACAACATCCTGCCGATCTTCACCAAGGGCGAGATCGACGGCCACAAGATCCCGCGCCAGGGCATCTCGCCCTACGAGGCCATGTACATCTCCAAGCCCGACTCGACCGATCTGCACGACGGCGTCACCGAATGGGCGACCTTCTTGCCGCAGGTCTACAATGCCGACTCCATCGGCTACCGGCCCGATCTGGTCGGCCATGAAGTGACCGAGTGGAAGGACCTGATCGATCCCAAGTTCAAGGGCAAGGCCGCGATCCTCGACGTGCCCGCGATCGGCATCATGGACGCTGCGCTCTGCTTCGAAAGCGCCGGACTGATCAAGTACGACAACAAGGGCAACATGACCAAGGAGGAGATCGACTTCACCTGCAACAAGCTGATCGAGCTGAAGAAGCAGGGCCAGTTCCGGGCGACCTGGACCACCTTCGACCAGTCGGTGCAGCTGATGGCGGCGGGCGAAGTGGTGATCCAGTCGATGTGGTCGCCGGCGGTCGCCGCGGTGCGCGTCAAGGAAATCCCCTGCGTCTACGCGCCGGTCAACGTTAAGAACGGCAAGGAAGGCTATCGTGGCTGGTGCAACGGCATGGGCCTGATGAAGCATCTCTCCGGCAAGAAGCTGGATGCCGCCTACGAATATCTCAACTGGTATCTCTCGGGCTGGCAGGGCGGCTTCGTCGGCCGCTACGGCTATTACAGCCCGGTGCCGTCGACGGCGAAGAAATTCCTCACCGCCGCCGAATGGGACTTCTGGTACGACGGCAAGCCGGCGCCTGCGGTGATCAACGATCCCTACGGCGTGCCGATGGAGAAGGCCGGCACCAAGCGCGACGGCGGCTCGTTCCTCGACCGCGTCAAGAACATCTCGTGCTGGAACACGCTGATGGACGAAGCCGCCTACATGAACAAGCGCTGGAACGACTTCAAGGTGGCCTGAAACCTGCCTTCCCCGACTGAAGCGAAGCGCCGGCGCGTGACTGCGCCGGTGCGCAAAGACCGACTTCGAGGCGTTCGCCGACATGCAGCCAAGTTTTAGTCCAGCTCAAACGTCACCACGCGCAAACCTCGCCGGCTGGCTCTATGTCTCGCCGCTGGTCGTGGTTCTCGTGCCGTTCTTCGTGGCGCCGATCCTGGTCGTGCTCGCCGCGAGCTTCTTTGCGACCGATGGCTTTGGCGGGCTGACGCCGGGCTTCACGCTCGCAAGCTATGTCGAAGTCCTGCATTCGGCGCTGACGTTGAAGCTCTATCTGGCGACCATCAAGTTCACCGTGTTGACCTGGGTCTTCACGCTGATCATCGGTTTCTTCGTCGCCTATTTCCTGGTGTTCCACGTCCGCAACCAGCTGCTCGCGATCGGCCTGTTCCTGCTGTGCACCGTGCCGTTCTGGACCTCGAACATCATTCGCATGATCTCCTGGATTCCGCTTCTGGGCAAGGAGGGCCTGATCAATCAGGCGCTGCTGGGAACGGGCGTGATCCATCAACCGTTGGAAGTCCTGCTGTTCTCGGACCTCGCCGTCGTCATCGCCTATGTCCACCAGCTCACGATCTTCATGATCGTGCCGATCTTCAATTCCATGGCGCGGATCGACAAGAAGCTGATCGAGGCCGCGATCGACGCCGGCGCCAGCCGTTTCGACATCATGCGCCTCATCGTGGTGCCGATGTCCAAGAGCGGCATCGCGCTCGGCACCATCTTCGTGGTCTCGATCGTGATGGGCGACTTCTTCGTGGTGAAGGTGATGTCCGGCGGCGGCTCGGCCTCGGTGGTCAGCGCGTTCTACGAGGACGTCGGCGTGCTGCAATATCCGACCGCGGCCGCAAGCGCCGTGCTGCTGACGCTGGTGCTGGTCGCGATCGTCTCGCTGATCCTGCGCACGGTCGATATCAGGCAGGAGATCACGCGATGAGCGCTGTTCTTGCCGATGCGTCCAAGACCGATACGCCCAAGACGATCGTGCCCGCGACAACCAAGGCGATCGCGCCGAGCAAAGGCGGGCGGCCCTGGACGTTCTACGTGCTGGCGGCGCTGTTCACGCTCTACGTCGTCGCGCTCTACGGCCCGATGTTCTGCATCTATATCCTGTCCTTCCAGGACATCCGCGGCGGGCTCGTGTTCCCCATGAAGGGGCATTCGCTGCACTGGTTCGTCGATCTCTTCACCCAGGTCCGCACCGGCGACGTCAAAGGCTCGTTCGACCGCTCGATCAAGCTTGCGGTCATCGTGACTGTCATCACCGTGGTGGTGTCGTTCCTCGCGGGCCTCGGCTTCCGCAAGCGCTTTCGCGGCGACACTTTCGTTTTCTACATGATGATCGGCAGCCTGGTGGCGCCTGGCCTGGTGCTGGGTCTTGGTACCGGGCTTCTGTTCCAGGCGCTCGGGCTGAATGCGAGCTGGTACAGCTCCGCGCTCGGCGCGCAGCTATCCTGGACGCTGCCGTTCGGGGTGCTCGTGATGTTCGCGGTGATGTCGCGCTTCAACCACGTCTGGGAGGAGGCGGCCTACGATCTCGGTGCCAGCCGCTGGCAGTCGATCCGGCTGGTGATGATCCCGGTGCTGGCGCCCGGCCTCGTTGCGGTCGCGCTGTTCGGCTTCACACTGTCCTATGACGAGTTCGCGCGCAGCCTCCAGACCGCGGGCTCGTTGAACACGCTGCCGCTGGAGATCTGGAGCATGACGCTGAACGTCACCTCGCCCTCGCTCTACGCGCTCGGCACAGTCACCACCATCGTCTCGTTCGTCGTCATCGGCGCGAGCCTCGGCAGCATCGTGTTGATTCAGAAGAAGCGCGGCAGCAGCGCAAAGGGTTGAGCTGGGACATGAAGAGCGATCGTGGCGATATCGAACTGGCAGGCGTCTGCAAGAGCTTTGACGGCGTGACCAATGTGGTCGACGGCGTCAACCTCAAGATCGCGGACGGCGCCTATTGCTGCTTCATCGGCCCGTCCGGCTGCGGCAAGACCACGATCCTGCGCATGATTGCCGGCCACGAGGACCCGACCGCCGGCGAGATCGTCATCGGCGGGCAGAACGTCGTCGGGCTTGCGCCGGTGCAGCGCCGCACCGCGATGATGTTCCAGTCCTACGCGCTGTTTCCGCATCTGACGGTGCGCGAGAACATCGCCTTTGCACTCCGCGTGCGCGGCCAGTCCAAGGCCGATCGGCTTCGCGCGGCCGATGCCATGATCGAGAAGGTGAGGTTGACGCAATTCGCCGACCGACTGCCGGCGCAGCTGTCCGGCGGCCAGCAGCAGCGCGTGGCGCTGGCGCGCGCCGCGATCACCGAGCCCAGGGTGCTGCTGCTCGACGAGCCGCTGTCGGCGCTCGACGAGCAGCTGCGGGTGCAGATGCGCCAGGAGCTGCGGCGGATGCAGCAGGAGCTCGGCATCACCTTCATCCATGTCACCCACACCCAGCTCGAGGCAATTGCGTTGGCTGACCTCGTCGTGGTGATGGAGCAAGGCAAGATCAAGCAGGCAGGCGCGGCGCGCGATGTCTATGCCCATCCGCATGATCGCTACGTCGCCGAGTTCATGGGCGGGCAGAACGTGCTGTCCGGCCGCGTCGAGAAGGTCAATGGCGCGAGTTTTACCCTCGCGCAGGCGGCTCCCTCCGGCATCGAAGTGCCGCTTCAGGCGCGCGCGAATCTCAGCGTCGGCGACAAGGTCGACATCGCCGTCCGCCGCGACGATGTCGCCCTGGTCCGGCCGGGCAGGGACTTGCCGCCGGGCTACACGACCTCGCTGCCGAGCCGTGTGCTCGCGATCGAGTATCAAGGCTACTTCGTCAAGGTCATGCTCGACACCGTGCCTGACGAAGAGTTCGTGGCCTACGTGCCGGAAAAGACTTTCTTCGCAGATCCCTTCACCGTCGGCGATGTCGTGATGGCCACTTGGGCCACCGGCAGCGCGTTGCCTCTCGCCTGAAGACCCTTGCGCACAGGAGTATGACCGTGCAGATATCCTTTACCCTCAACGGCCGGCCAACCACTGTCGAGGCCGAACCGGCGACGCTCGTCGCAGAGCTGCTGCGCGAGCAGCTCCACCTCACGGGCACCCATATCGGCTGCGACACCAGCCAATGCGGCGCCTGCGTGGTGCATCTCGACGGTCTGCCGGTGAAGAGCTGCACGCTGCTGGCACCGGCACTTGACGGCGCGACGCTGCTTACCATCGAGGGCCTGCTAGGCGCACCCGGCTCTAACCAGATGCACCCGATGCAGGAGGCATTCCGCGAGCATCACGGCCTGCAATGCGGCTTCTGCACGCCGGGCATGCTGATGACCGCGATCGCACTCGCCGCCGAGAAGCCGGATCTGACCGAGGCCGATGTCCGCCACGGTCTCGAAGGCAACATCTGCCGCTGCACCGGCTACCAGAACATCGTCATTTCGGTGATGGCTGGCGCTGCCGCCATGAACGCCGCCAAGGGAGAGTGACCATGGGCAATGTGATCGGCATCGGCGCTGCACCGAAGCGCAAGGAAGATCAGCGCTTCCTCACGGGACGCGGCAACTACGTCTCCGACATCAAGCGCCCGGGCATGGCCGCCGGCGTGTTCGTCCGGTCTCCGCATGGCCATGCCGTGTTGCGCGGCATCGACAAGAGCGCGGCGCTGGCCTCGCCCGGCGTCATTGCCGTCCTGACCGGAGAAGACGCCGCAGCGGACAAGTTGGGCTCGCTGCCCTGCGGCTGGGGCATCTCGGACGCCAAGGGCGTCCCGATGAAGGAGCCGCCGTTCCCGATGCTGGCGCAGGGCAAGGTACGCTTCGTTGGCGACATGGTGGCCTTCGTCATCGCCGAGACGCCGGACCAGGCCGAGGCGGCGGCCGAGTTGCTGGCGGTCGATTACGAGGTGCTTCCTTCGGTCGTCAGCGTGCTCGAAGCCGTCCGGCCGGGCGCGCCACAATTGTTCGACGACGTCCCGAACAACATCTGCTGCGACTGGGAACTTGGCGACAAGGCCGCCGTCGAAGCCGCATTCAAGAAGGCTGCGCATGTCGCAAAGCTCAGCCTGGTCAATAACCGCCTGATCGGCAATCCGATGGAGCCGCGCGCGGCCATCGCCGAATACGAACCGGGCACCGATCGGTTCACGCTATGGACCACCAGCCAGTTTCCGCACGTCGTGCGCTTCCTGATGGGCGCGCTGGTGCTGAACATCCCGCAGCACAAGCTGCGCGTGGTCGCGCCCGATGTCGGTGGCGGCTTTGGCGTCAAGCAATTTCACTACGGCGAGGAGGCCGTGATCACCTGGGCCGCCAAGCGCGTGAAGCGGCCTGTGAAGTGGGTCGCGAGCCGCTCGGAAGGCTATGTCTCCGACCGCCACGGCCGCGACCACGTCACCGAGGCCGAGCTCGCGCTCGACGAGACCGGCAAGTTTCTGGCCTTCCGCGTCAACACGCTCGCCAACATGGGCGGCTATCTCTCGACCTTCGGGCCGAACATTCCGACCAATCTCTATGCGCCGCTGCTTGGCGGCGTGTACACGACGCCGGCGATCTACTGCAACGTGAAGGTCGTGTTCACCAACACCGTGCCGGTAGACGCCTATCGCGGCGCCGGCCGTCCCGAGGCCACCTTCGTGCTCGAGCGGATGGTCGACGTCGCAGCCAGCGAGATGGGCATCGACCGCGTCGAGATCCGCCGGCGCAACATGATCCCGAAGGAGGCCTATCCGTACCAGACGCCGGTGCTGGTGCAGTACGATTCCGGCGATCCCATGGGTTGCCTCGACGGTGCGCTGGTCGCGGCCGACGTCAAGAATTTCGGGATCCGCAAGGCGGCATCTGCCAGCAAGGGCAAGTTCCGCGGGCTCGGCTATTCCACCTATGTCGAGGCCTGCGGCCTTGCGCCGTCGCGTTTTGCCGGACGATTGGGGGCGCGCGGCGGCCTTTATGAAAGCGCCACGGTGCGCGTGCATCCGACCGGCCAGGTGACGGTCATGATCGGCACCCACAATCACGGCCAGGGCCACGAGACCACGTTCGCGCAGATCGTGTCGGAGAAGCTCGGCGTGTCCTTTGAGAATGTCGACATCGTGTTCGGCGACACAGATCGCGTGCAGTTCGGCATGGGCACGTATGGTTCGCGCTCGCTGGTGGTCGGCGGTGCCGCGTTGTCGAAGGCGACGGACAAGGTGATCGCGAAGGGCAAGAAGATCGCCGCCCATCTGCTCGAGGCGGCTGAAGTCGATATCCAGTTCGAGGCCGGAAACTTCTCGGTCGCGGGCACGGATCGCACGAAGTCGTTCGAGGAAATCGCGGGCGCCGCTTACGTGCCGCATAATTATCCGCTCGAGGTGTTGGAGCCGGGGCTTGAGGAGCAGGCCTATTACGATCCCGTCAACTTCACCTATCCCGGCGGGTGCCACATCGCCGAGGTCGAGGTCGATCCGGAAACCGGCACGGTGACGCTGGTCAACTACACGGCTGTCGATGACGTCGGCACGGTCATCAACCCGATGATCGTGGAAGGCCAGTTGCACGGCGGTATCGTGCAGGGTGTCGGCCAGGCGCTGTTCGAGAACGCGGTCTATGATGAGGGCTCCGGCCAGCTCCTGTCGGGTTCGCTGATGGACTATTGCATGCCGCGTGCGGACCACATGCCGATGATGAAGGTCGCGACCCACTCCACGCTGTGCACGCACACGCCGATGGGGGTGAAGGGCTGCGGCGAAGTCGGCACCATCGGCTCGCCCGCCGCCGTGATCAATGCGGTGGTGGATGCGCTGTCCCATCTCGGCGTCACCCATGTCGACATGCCGGCGACGCCGAACCGGATCTGGCGGCTGCTGCAGAATGCGTCGCTGCCGGTCGCCGCGGAATAGGGAGGACGACAATGAAACCATTTGCCTACCACCAGCCTGCCCGGATTCCCGATGCGGCCAAGCTGCTGACCTCGATCGAGGACAGCAAGCTTGTCGCGGGCGGGATGACGCTGATTCCGACGCTGAAGCAGCGGCTGGCCAATCCGCCGGCGCTGATCGACCTGTCGAAGCTCGGAAATCTCAAGGGTATTACCGACGACGGTGCTGCCATCACCATCGGCGCGATGACGCCGCATGCGGTGGTCGCGGCCTCGCAACTGCTGCAGGCCAAGCTCCCGGGGCTGGCGGCGCTGGCGTCGATGATCGGGGATCCCGCAGTGCGCAGCCGCGGCACTATCGGTGGCTCCGTTGCCAACAACGATCCGGCAGCGGACTATCCGGCCGGCGTGCTCGGACTTGGCGCGACGATCGTCACCAGCACGCGCGAGATCGCGGCGGACAAGTTCTTCCTCGGCCTGTTCGAGACCGCACTTCAGCCCGGCGAGATCATCACCGCGATCCGCTTTCCCGTGCCTCTCAAGGCGGGTTACGCGAAGTTCAAGGCACCGGCGTCGCGCTATGCGCTGGTCGGCGTGTTCGTTGCGAAATTCGCCGACGGCGTCCGCGTCGCCGTGACCGGTGCCGGGCCCGGTGTGTTCCGGGTGCCACCGATGGAAGAGGCGCTGTCGCAAAATTTCGATCCGTCCGCGATCGCGGCAATCAGGATCGACACCGACGGTCTCACCTCCGATATCCATGCCGAAGCCGACTACCGCGCACATCTCGTCACCGTGATGGCCAAGCGCGCCGTCGACGCGGCGCTCAGCTAGCTCCTTTAGGTTTGATGATGACTGATGGTTCCGGCCGAACGGCCTTCCCACCGGCGCCGACTGGCCTTGGCGCGCTCTCTGCAACAGAGATCATGGCCGGCTATCGGCGCAAGGCGTTCACCCCGCGCGATGTCATGGATGACACCATCGCCGCGCTGGAGACGGCGAACGAGACCTGCAATGCGGTGGTGACGCCGATGT encodes the following:
- a CDS encoding fumarate reductase/succinate dehydrogenase flavoprotein subunit — encoded protein: MALDQIVDGLSEVSCDVLVIGGGTAGPMAALKAKLKNPKANVVLLEKANVKRSGAISMGMDGLNNAVIPGYATPEQYTKEITIANDGIVDQKAVYKYAQNCYKIVEELDSFGIRFLKNENGDYAVKKVHHIGSYVLPMPNGETVKKALYRQLRRARILISNRYMATRLLKSNDGRIAGAISVNTRTAEILVIKAKAVILCMGAAGRLGLPTSGYMFGTYENAANSGDGYSMAYHAGAALANLECYQINPLIKDYNGPACAYVAGPFGAFTANNEGSRFIECDYWSGQMMLEFYNELLSGKGPVFLQLKHLHPDTISEIESTLHKVERPTRGLFQQGRGVDYRNDSIEMHISEIGFCSGHSASGVFVDDNARTTVPGLYAAGDMASVPHNYMLGAFTNGAVAGIDAMEFADSHDFAEFDAADVARERDRVMAPTRREDGIPPNQVEYKTRRLVNDYLQPPKVTRKYELGMRRLAETRQDMQEHMIARNAHELLRALEVQSIMDCADMAVHASLYREESRWGLYHWRTDFPEKDNENWFCHTLLSKQNGKMTSEKRAVEPYVVPIADDEKDLYDKQRIRATA
- a CDS encoding ABC transporter permease gives rise to the protein MSAVLADASKTDTPKTIVPATTKAIAPSKGGRPWTFYVLAALFTLYVVALYGPMFCIYILSFQDIRGGLVFPMKGHSLHWFVDLFTQVRTGDVKGSFDRSIKLAVIVTVITVVVSFLAGLGFRKRFRGDTFVFYMMIGSLVAPGLVLGLGTGLLFQALGLNASWYSSALGAQLSWTLPFGVLVMFAVMSRFNHVWEEAAYDLGASRWQSIRLVMIPVLAPGLVAVALFGFTLSYDEFARSLQTAGSLNTLPLEIWSMTLNVTSPSLYALGTVTTIVSFVVIGASLGSIVLIQKKRGSSAKG
- a CDS encoding (2Fe-2S)-binding protein translates to MTVQISFTLNGRPTTVEAEPATLVAELLREQLHLTGTHIGCDTSQCGACVVHLDGLPVKSCTLLAPALDGATLLTIEGLLGAPGSNQMHPMQEAFREHHGLQCGFCTPGMLMTAIALAAEKPDLTEADVRHGLEGNICRCTGYQNIVISVMAGAAAMNAAKGE
- a CDS encoding ABC transporter permease, which produces MQPSFSPAQTSPRANLAGWLYVSPLVVVLVPFFVAPILVVLAASFFATDGFGGLTPGFTLASYVEVLHSALTLKLYLATIKFTVLTWVFTLIIGFFVAYFLVFHVRNQLLAIGLFLLCTVPFWTSNIIRMISWIPLLGKEGLINQALLGTGVIHQPLEVLLFSDLAVVIAYVHQLTIFMIVPIFNSMARIDKKLIEAAIDAGASRFDIMRLIVVPMSKSGIALGTIFVVSIVMGDFFVVKVMSGGGSASVVSAFYEDVGVLQYPTAAASAVLLTLVLVAIVSLILRTVDIRQEITR
- a CDS encoding 4Fe-4S dicluster domain-containing protein, which gives rise to MPLASYQTSVPVVVDDAKCIADKGCTVCVDVCPLDVLRISDMTNKAYMAYDECWYCMPCEADCPTGAVTVNIPYLLR
- a CDS encoding ABC transporter ATP-binding protein, with protein sequence MKSDRGDIELAGVCKSFDGVTNVVDGVNLKIADGAYCCFIGPSGCGKTTILRMIAGHEDPTAGEIVIGGQNVVGLAPVQRRTAMMFQSYALFPHLTVRENIAFALRVRGQSKADRLRAADAMIEKVRLTQFADRLPAQLSGGQQQRVALARAAITEPRVLLLDEPLSALDEQLRVQMRQELRRMQQELGITFIHVTHTQLEAIALADLVVVMEQGKIKQAGAARDVYAHPHDRYVAEFMGGQNVLSGRVEKVNGASFTLAQAAPSGIEVPLQARANLSVGDKVDIAVRRDDVALVRPGRDLPPGYTTSLPSRVLAIEYQGYFVKVMLDTVPDEEFVAYVPEKTFFADPFTVGDVVMATWATGSALPLA
- a CDS encoding ABC transporter substrate-binding protein, with the translated sequence MSDGAKGTSTSNPAGTKAGSAKKLNRRTLLKGAAAVAGAAIGSDAIRGFPTIWAQEIKDIELRHVGVSYSVVKAIGDQAAKDLGFKVTMQNLDTSAAINRFISQPNTVDIADLEGWQAKLAAKRSVIQGIEVKKIKEFDNILPIFTKGEIDGHKIPRQGISPYEAMYISKPDSTDLHDGVTEWATFLPQVYNADSIGYRPDLVGHEVTEWKDLIDPKFKGKAAILDVPAIGIMDAALCFESAGLIKYDNKGNMTKEEIDFTCNKLIELKKQGQFRATWTTFDQSVQLMAAGEVVIQSMWSPAVAAVRVKEIPCVYAPVNVKNGKEGYRGWCNGMGLMKHLSGKKLDAAYEYLNWYLSGWQGGFVGRYGYYSPVPSTAKKFLTAAEWDFWYDGKPAPAVINDPYGVPMEKAGTKRDGGSFLDRVKNISCWNTLMDEAAYMNKRWNDFKVA
- a CDS encoding ferredoxin--NADP reductase gives rise to the protein MSAFQKETVLSVRHWTESLFSFTATRDPGFRFQNGQFAMIGLEVEGKPLMRAYSMASANHEEALEFFSIKVQDGPLTSRLQKISEGDIILVGRKATGTLITGNLIPGKRLLLLSTGTGLAPFASLIKDPDVYENYETIVLAHGCRQVSELAYGEHVVEGLRNHEFFGPLIRDKLVYYPTVTREPFRNRGRITDLIASGQLFDDIGQGCLDIETDRIMLCGSPAMLEELPAMLSGRGFVEGNHSQPGHFVIEKAFVER
- a CDS encoding HEAT repeat domain-containing protein; the encoded protein is MSSPFESYDDLEDADERLQAADPAERRVAIIALGHSGDPAAVAHLANLVSDPDAGVRQQVAMALGEFDGREAASALVKLLVDPERIVASAAADSLAEFKDPACTEIILPLVKHAHAFVRMGALRALKELRSKDTLKPALEALQDGDAAVRVQAIGVIGFLKLEESIPALTALIHDPDAHVRRAAVSALAFSQMKPAAETITRALRDTDWMVREMAAETLGLNVNGSLAADQLIASLADEFWQVRLKAIRSLGKMKVERALRPIGNCISHEQANLRKEAAAALGEIAAPEGEVYLVVVANDPDPDVRKNARWALQQIAARKGKAGA